AGGTCGCCCGCGCCACCAAAACCACCAGCAACGCGACCAACACCGGCAGCGTCATTCTCAGCGCCACCGGTTACATCGTCGCGCACCACAAGATTCAAGTCGCCTCGAAAGTCGTCGGCAAAGTCGCCTGGATCGGTGTCGAAAAAGGCAACCGCGTGCAGCAGGGCCAAGTCATCGCGCGACTCGAAGACGACGAATACCGCGCGCAGTTGCAACAATCCAAAGGCAAACTGGCCGCGCTCGAAGCGCGCCTGCTGGAGTTGAATAACGGTTCGCGCCCCGAAGAGATCGAAGTCGCCCGCGCCAACCTCGAACGCGAACGCGCCGATCTGGCCAACGCCAAAATCAGCCTGGATCGCATGCAACAGTTGCTGAAAGACCAGGTGATGTCGCAGCAGAATTACGATGACGCCAAATCGCGTTACGACGCACAGGCCGCGCGCGTGAACTCGCTGGAAAAGACCTTTCAACTGGTCAAAATCGGCCCACGCCAGGAACAGCTTGCCCAAGTGCGCGGCGAGATCGAACAAGTCAAAGGCGAGGTCGCCTTCGCTGAAACGCAACTCGCCAACACCATCATCCGCGCCCCAATTCGCGGCACCATTCTCGAACGCATCGTCGAGCGCGGCGAATTCGTCACCACCGGCTTTGTCGGCGACCGTGGCGCCAAAGGCTATGTCGTCTCAATGGCCGACCTCGACGATTTGCAGGTCGAACTGGACATCGTCCAAACCGATTTCGCCAAGCTTGGCCCGCGCCAGCGCGGCACGATTCGCACCGATGCCTATCGCGACCGCTCGTACCAGGGCTATATCGAAGAGATCGCGCCCGAAGCCAATCGCCAAAAAGCCACCGTGCAAGTCAAAGTCAAAGTCGAAAACCCCGATGGCGATTTGCGGCCCGACATGAACGCCAGTGTGGATTTCATCGCCGATGCACCGACGGCTAACGCGGTGAAAGAACCTGCGAAACCGGCGGTCTATGTTCCAGCTACGGCGGTGCGCGATGGTGCAGTGTTTGTTCACCTGAACGGCCAAGCCGTGCGGCGCGTGATTAAAACCGGCGCGACGACTTCGCAAGGCGTGCGCGTGGAAGAAGGTTTAATCGGCGGTGAGGAAGTCATTCTCAACCCGCCCGCAGAACTCAAAGACGGAGGCAAAGTCAAAATCAAATGAGCGACAACGGCAACAACAGCATCAATAACATTGTCATCGAAGCCCGCAACCTGACTAAGGAATTCATCCGCGCCGAGTTTCACGTCGTCGCGCTCAAAGATGCGAACCTGCAGATCAGCCAGGGCGATTTCGTCGCGCTGATGGGGCCATCCGGCTCCGGCAAATCTACGCTGCTGCATCTGATGGCGGCGATGGACAGGCCGACCGGCGGTGACATCACCGTCTTCGGCCAAAACCTGAAAGCTCTCAACGACGCCGAAATCGCGCGCTGGCGCAACGCCCACATCGGCTTTGTCTTTCAATCCTTCAATCTGATTCCGGTGCTGACGGCGCTCGAAAACGTCGAACTGCCATTGAAACTGACCAAGTTGAACAAAGCGCAACGCCGCGAACACGCTGTGCGCGCGCTGGAACTGGTGGGTCTGGGCGACCGCCTGAGCCACACGCCACGCCAGCTTTCGGGCGGCCAGGAACAACGCGTCGCCATCGCCCGCGCCATCGTCACCGACCCCGACGTAATCCTAGCCGACGAACCGACCGGCAATCTGGACGCCGCTTCAGCGCGCGAAGCATTGACGTTATTGGGCCGCTTGAACAAGGAGTTTGGCAAAACGATTGTGATGGTGACGCACGATCCATTAGCGGCGAAGGCTGCGTCGCATGTGCGGTATTTGGAAAAAGGGACGTTGTTGCCGGAGGGGCAGAAGCCGGAGGATTGAGATCATCCTGGTGTGGGGCAAGCATTACCCACATCTTTTCTCTTTGCGCCAGAGGCGCAACGGAGCTTAGCCGGTGGTGGAACCACCGAAAAGCCCGTTGCTATTGCCTTTGCGCCCCGGCAGGGGCGCGGGACCGAAGCTCGTTCCCGGTGGTTCCACCACCGGCTAAGCTCCACCG
The nucleotide sequence above comes from Acidobacteriota bacterium. Encoded proteins:
- a CDS encoding efflux RND transporter periplasmic adaptor subunit encodes the protein MQPDLNSLRIDKSLKTSTQPPGVAGISRWAKWWIIGGVLLFVLLGAARFIYSRANAALEVEVARATKTTSNATNTGSVILSATGYIVAHHKIQVASKVVGKVAWIGVEKGNRVQQGQVIARLEDDEYRAQLQQSKGKLAALEARLLELNNGSRPEEIEVARANLERERADLANAKISLDRMQQLLKDQVMSQQNYDDAKSRYDAQAARVNSLEKTFQLVKIGPRQEQLAQVRGEIEQVKGEVAFAETQLANTIIRAPIRGTILERIVERGEFVTTGFVGDRGAKGYVVSMADLDDLQVELDIVQTDFAKLGPRQRGTIRTDAYRDRSYQGYIEEIAPEANRQKATVQVKVKVENPDGDLRPDMNASVDFIADAPTANAVKEPAKPAVYVPATAVRDGAVFVHLNGQAVRRVIKTGATTSQGVRVEEGLIGGEEVILNPPAELKDGGKVKIK
- a CDS encoding ABC transporter ATP-binding protein; protein product: MSDNGNNSINNIVIEARNLTKEFIRAEFHVVALKDANLQISQGDFVALMGPSGSGKSTLLHLMAAMDRPTGGDITVFGQNLKALNDAEIARWRNAHIGFVFQSFNLIPVLTALENVELPLKLTKLNKAQRREHAVRALELVGLGDRLSHTPRQLSGGQEQRVAIARAIVTDPDVILADEPTGNLDAASAREALTLLGRLNKEFGKTIVMVTHDPLAAKAASHVRYLEKGTLLPEGQKPED